Genomic segment of Ictalurus furcatus strain D&B chromosome 9, Billie_1.0, whole genome shotgun sequence:
cctgatcagaggccagtagtaggtcatttattactttaactaatgctgtctctctgctatgatgaggtctaaacaccgactgatacatttcatgaatgttgttcctatgtaggtacgagcatagctgctgtgctacaacgtTTTCTAAGAACTTGGAGAAAAAGGGGAGATTttatataggtctatagctggacagttgagaggggtcaaggtcaggtgttttaatcaggggtttgataacggctaatttaaatgattttggtacatagccagtgtTAAGGGAAGAACTGAGTATATTTAGAAGGGGTTCAATTACTCTGGGAcaaatctgtttgaagaaacatgtagctaaaggatctagtatgcaagctGATCAtttcgctgaagagattaatgaagctagttcagtctctctaaggggagtaaaacttTCCCCCCACTCTTcactcccccccacccccccgtaCACTTTGATAATAGTGgtgctttcattttcatttattattaacacacacCACAACCACATTATGACATTCAGTTTATGAATCTTTTTCTTAAATTCGAATTTTAATTCCATAGAATGTACTACACAATAAGATGAGTAATAAGATTAGGAAACCAAACTCCTAAAAATGGGTCATTGACCAACATCCTTAACCGTCAACTGCTCTTAATCATGAGTTGATTTTGAAAGAATGAGAAAAGCCAAAAGGATCACATCAAGGAAAGCTGAATTGAAAATGCAAACTcgacactaatatatatatatatatatatatatatatatatatatatataaaagcatatacatatatatatatatatatatatatatatatatatatatatatatatatatatgtaagcaTTGTATAACAGAAATATCACACTGAAAATCAAGTCATGTAGCTGAGTTAGAGTTGTTTTTCTCACACCTCAAGAAAAGCatcagtacataatatcattgCCGTTATTACAGTTTTCTAGTTAACTGCTTGCTCCATAAATGTGTAATCTGATACAATTACAATAAATGTGTAAtctgtttgtctcatttgtttaattgggttctctttgtctacttttaggacgtgtgaaaatctgatggttttagaaaattctaaagggttcacaaactttcaaaaacCACAGTATAGTGGTTTTATGGAGCTACTGCTTATATCACAcaattttcatgtttttaaatatgaattcaTTTAGATTTTCTAATATGCCGTTTTTTTGGACTAAGCTTGACCCCTAAAATATTTTCCCCCTGCTCTTCACCTTTGTCAGTGATACATTAAAGGAATTAAGGTATTAAAGAATGATCACTAAGGCTCAtattcacatgactgtagaaTCATCTCATGTGAAgcaatttctttaaaaatgcacgTGTGATCATGTGCGTGACAAGCAGCAGATTTGTAACACTGTGGTATATAAATTCAAGGAACTTGTGCGAGCTCTCCATGTAGGGAAGAATTCAATATTTGAGGTACGTACCACTTACATGTGGATATATGTTTATTATGTAGAGTGGCTGATTGTCTAACCAAAAAGAAATACTCTGGTTAAAATATACAggtatttgtaattttttatttcttggtaATTGATGAAATTAAGAATGGAGTGGGGAAATGAGAGTTTTTACACTGTAATAAAGGAAGCAAATCTTTACACAAACATAGAAATATGGATTTTCTCATGTTTTGCAGAATGAGGGTTTTGCTTGCCATCATCTCTTTTGTGGCACTGGCCAGTGCAGACAGAATCTCTCTGGAAGACCTGGAGTTCAGTGCCTGGAAATTGAAGTTTGGTGAGAAATCTTATGTTTAATCAAACAGTCAAGCACATTTTGCAAAACTGAAACTCTGTATGTCCCACAACTGTACAATGCTTAAAAGAATGTTATTAAGAAGTCATGCAATGTTTTCCTTTGTCAggttcagtatttatttttttcaggtaAGATCTATAAGTCTGTAGAGGAAGAGTCTCAGCGTAAGATGATCTGGCTGGAAAATCGCAAGATGGTCCTGGTACATAACATGCTGGCTGACCAGGGCCTTAAGAGCTACAGACTCGGCATGAACTACTTTTCAGACCTggtgagaaagaaaacatgtaCTGTGGGTTCAGAAAGTAGTCAGACTGAAATCTCTCATTTAGATAAGTATTCAGACTCTTTATTCAGCACGTTTGGCAGCAACTGCTTCTTTGAGCCTTCTTGGGGAAGCCTGGATATTCaatgcaaccctgaccaggattaaGTGGTTACtgcagatggatgaatgaatgaaattttgTTTAGCACAAACCAGAAAATCAATCCCATTCACTGATGATCTttatgaacaaacaaaaaacttaagTGACTAATTTAATGGCATCTCCATCCCTAACAGGATAACCAGGAATACAGGCAGTCTGTATTTAAGGGCTGCCTGCGATCCTTCAACAGCACCAAGAGACACAGTGCATCTACATTCCTCCGACAGGCAGGTGGAGCTGTTCTGCCAGATACTGTGGACTGGAGGGACAAGGGCTATGTGACTAAGGTTAAGGACCAGAAGGATTGTGGCTCTTGCTGGGCCTTCAGTGCGGTAAGGATGAACAGCAGAGTTTGAACTGATGATTATGTTTCAAGAAATTTTAATTCAGCACAAGACAGTTTCAGGTTCTAATATACGTGCCCTTCCTCTGCCCACTGCCATTTAGCCTTTAATCCCAAGAGTAAATAATTCAATGATGCTCCTCAACCCTACCTTCATTCCCATTTGTCATCTCCTAAATGTATGGTGTCTTTTACAAGATAATCGTTTGTTCTCTATTCTGCTTCCATCTCTCTTCTCTCAGACAGGGGCACTGGAGGGTCAGACATTCAGGAAAACTGCTAAACTGGTGTCACTCAGTGAGCAGCAGCTGGTAGACTGCTCTAGGTCATTTGGTAACATGGGCTGTGGTGGAGGCTGGATGCACTGGTCCTTTGAATATGTGAAAGAAAATGGAGGACTGGACACAGAGGACTCTTACCCCTATGAGGCCAAGGTGAGAGgaaaactgaaataaagtaATATTAAcagcttctatttttttttgcccatcCCATTAGACAAAAACTTGAACAGAAATGTTGGATCCTTTTGGCCCTTGTTAggtctatttaaaaaaagtgaattctcctctctctttctcactgcaGGATGGGCCTTGCAGATATAATCCAGCCACTACTGGAGCAACCTGCACTGGTTATGTGAACATAACCTATACAGATGAAAATGCTTTGCAGGAAGCTGTGGCCACCATCGGACCCATTTCTGTCGCCATAGATGCAGGCCACATATCCTTCGGCCAATATACATCTGGTGAGTCTCAAGAGTAAACACACCAGTACTTACTAACACTACCAAAACAATATGAATCTAAATGTTATTGTCTAATGGTTTACATTCATTTGGCATCATCTCTGTACGGTATTCTATGAAGCTTGGTCATTTGAAATAGCCTTGCTTGATTTAGCGTAACAGGTCAATCCAGGTTCAATCAACTAATTTCAACTCGCAACTTATTTCTGCTAACTCAAAGTTTGTCCAAAAGTATATCTTGCAACAGTAACTTGGGGAGGCTTACAATTGCTGGTTGATACACAGTAAGCCTGGCTTATCAAGTTAGCTTGCTTTGTGGAATACCCTGCTGGTCCATTAATGTATTGATTAACAAAGTTAATCATTTATTGCATAGTGTTGGAACAATTTACCATTAATTTGTTGATTAAAGGTATCTATGATGAGCCCAACTGTAGCAGCACTGACCTGGATCATGGTGTCCTGGTTGTTGGTTATGGCACAGAAAATGGACAGGACTACTGGCTGGTCAAGAACAGGTAAATGCAACAACAAACTAACAATTTCAGGTTCCAAGGAAAAGCAAAAATTAGAACTAGCTTCACATAAttgaacataataataataattattattattatgcacaaTGGGTagctttgctgcctcacagctgcAGCGCTCCAAAAACTCTATTTTGACCTACTGTACCTTGTTATTCTAAATTAATGCATCAATGAATGTATCCAACATGTGACTTAAATGATGAATGTAGGAATTGAAAATTCCTATTCACAAAAATCCCATTAGCTTTAGAAAATACAGTCAACTAAGTTTAAAGTAATGGCCCAAATTAACCACAAAAGTTTACtacctgtcttttttttatttttattatttttttttttttacagctgggGTCTTGACTGGGGTGACAAAGGCTATATCAAGATGTCCAGGAACAAGAATAACCAATGTGGTATTGCCACATCAGCCAGCTATCCTCTGGTTTAAGGGTGTGTACaataaaagtaaacaatatGATGGCTATTGaaggatttgtttttattttaagtgatGATAACTGCCATTATCtggtagctttaaaaaaaataataataatattaagctATTCATGCTTTTCCATAGGTGTGTGAAAGACAGCTCCATGCTTAAATCAATCTGCAGCAACTATTTAACTTGGTTATTCAACATGTAAAACATTGCACAGTGGAATTTCTGTACAAATAGAGTAAAATATCTCTGACTACTGTAGCTGGACCTTATTTTCTACTACTGGTACTGTGTTGATGTGTATTGAGTTTGTCATTTTGAATTCCACTTTCCTTGGTGTGATCATTTGcgttttctgtttctttctaaAATCAACTCATTTATTAAATGCTCAGAgcaatgtaaacaataacattCAAAGTGATCAAAAATTAATTGGACCGTTACTCAGGGAAGGCACatgttaaaacatttcaaactactaaagtaaatgtaatgttaaaaGACCAGCAACAACAAAGCCTATACAGGACTGAATGAGCCCAGTTTTGATGCTTTAAATGGTCTTATTTTATCTTTCTAGAGGATTATATAAATATCTTcagaattcatttaaaattgcattAATTTTGCACATggcaagaataaaaaaaaccagtAACACTTCACAAATACAAACGGCAACAAGTCTGCTTTAAAAAAGACTAGCGTTAAAAACCATCAGGTGTGACTGATTAACTGACATGGTTTTAGGAAACATTATTGACCTATAAGGAAAATGGCAAGCCAAAAGGGACAAAAGTGTTCAGTATGGAACATGACCAATGGCAAAACATGGACAAACCTGACATAAAAGTATATCAAAGTAAATGTTACATGATAGTATATGCTTTTGTATTGTAAGTGAAATTGGAACCAAATTAATGCAATCAGTAATCAAAGAGGGAAGACTTTTTAACTTTAGATTTACTATATCCAAGTGAAGTTAGTGTATGTGCAAACTTTAGGCTTTTAACATACTTTGAACTTGGTAGTTAAAAGGCCACAGAAAAGCTGCAGGATCCATGACATCcagtcaaaaaaataaataaataaataaaaaataaaaaaagagagagaaagaaaaaaaaacccctcaaactaaAGCATCAAATGCAAAGTTTATTATGGCAACAAAGAGACACGTAATATAACTGAATAGATTTTAAGTGCTACAACTTTGATTAAAAAGTTGTTAATAAATTAACtaaatttaaactaaaaaatTAAGTTCATGGTAATAAAAGCAACAATTAAAATTTGTTGGCTTTAGTAATAGCATGCCAAAAGACGAGTTATATAGCCCAAAAATACTGAGTAAATCCAAATTAATTTCACAAGGAAAACTGCTTTATATTTACTAAGTATCTGAGCAAAAGTAATTGAGAAATGCTACATATCTGGGGGAAACCGgtttatatttactgaatatctTATGGAAATTGACTTATATTTACTGATTATCTGGGTGAAATTGATTTATATTCCCTAATTTGGTTGAAAATTATTTCAattcactaaataaaaaaaaaatatatctatagTTCATTTGAGCACATTGTTGCTTAATTCAACACATTTACAATGCCATTCTTATATCTGTACCTTAATTAGTTGTTTAAATTGTCTTAACTGGCATCACATGACTTTAAATCTATTTAATGTcacttatttttctatttctaaTCCAACCTATATCAGGCCTTCTTGGTGCCAAAGTTTACTTAAGATGGGTCAACAGATCACCAtgcataaaaataacaaaaggtaaacatttatttgtgcAACTTTCTCAACATGTTGACCCAACGTTTTTCAAGTGCAAAATGCcaacataaaacaataaaataacagtacaagaacaaaatgcatttattcttcCATTTGCCTTGCTTCTTCACTTAAAAAAATGGGATTCACTTGAACAATTACATTATGCATTTGTGCAAATTCAAATGCCTCAATTAAAACATGTCAAATCATCCCTGCATCCCTGGTGTACACAGTGGACTCACAAAGTACAAAAATAGTTGGCTGTGCCAATATTAAGTCAAAAACATGATGCCATTCCCCTCAAATCTGAACAACCACTTCACTGAAACTCAAGCATTTAACAAAACCTTGCAGGTAACCATGTGACAGTTGACAGTGCTGAAACAATTCCCTTTCATTCTGCAAAGGTCCATTTTCTTAAGCTAGGAGCTTATTCCTGAGGCTGTTCAGTTTTGGGGACAGCTTTGAACAATCCAGCTCAAGGAGCAATTTCTGGAAGACTTTGAACATATACCTgagctccttgggataggcaaGATTCCCTGCATAGCTCAACCCAAGGAGAATGAAGCAGGCCCTTGGAAAGTTACCAAGAGCCGTCAGAAGTTTCATGCCCTCTACCACGATACCGATGTCATCAGGAACCTCTGACGTTGTTGTAGATTTTGATCCTTTGTACAGCAAGGTCCTGCGACACACTGTCTTCATCAGCATCCTGAAAGAACAAGAACATTGTGCATTTCAGACTGTACAGCCAAAGGATGAGGTCCTAATTAAACATCTCCCAAATTGCTTCCAAGCCTCTGGACAAGAAAACCTGAGGCTGACATAGCTGTTGCCTGTAATGCACCCCATTTACATCAGAGATTTATAAAGAGATCATTTACTTGTAAAAGCATATTTTCATGGCAAGTAAGTTAAAAAGGATGCAATCAGCTCActaacaaagcaaaacaattcAGTGACACCAGAGATGATAGTCTGAACTGAGTTTcagatgtaaatatttgtaaatgaaatttCTGAAATGAAATCAATCCATTGCTACTATACAAATTAGTTTCGCTATCTCTATGTGGCACTGTAAGCTCATTCCTAAATACACAGCAACTGGATCAACTCTGCTGCTTTGCTTATTTTAGAAGTTACCTCAGTCTCTGTAAAAGTGTCTCTCAGCTACTTTGTGAATAGCTCTTAGGAAGAAACTCTAAGCTAGGAACTTTTATGGCCAAATTATAAAGACATTAAATACAGCTGTTAGTAATGCATTTCTTGGGAGAAGGAGAATAAGTAAACTACTAATAACTTTTGAATTCTGCCTGTTGGTGAAATCAGACTGAGATGGCAAGCATTTAGGAACACCACCTATTTCTGCAGTAGTACTTAAATTccttaataaaaaacaaatatatataaaatgtacacactTGCACAAAAGGACAACGATTACTTACAAGACTCGACAAAACTACAAAACTCAGTAGCTTACCAAGAATTATTGAGAGAAATATAGTATACAGAGAGACAAGAGACATATCACATTCATATTTTAACATGTACTTTAACTTACATCATACTCTTTTCAGAGTTGGTCTGTAGATTCCCCAAGGTACACCGTCAAACACCGAATGATAACATCTGTAGTCGTGTTGATGCTAGGATTGCTTGAAGCCTGAAATGACAACAATAAACATTATTCAAGTTCATGGTGTAAAAATCATCCACTGACCTTTAAAACTGCAATTTAACACTACGTGGTTAAACAATCCTCCAACAATTATCCTTAATGTGCTGTCTCAGGTACCAGTCTAATGAAACACTCTCATTTCTGAGGTTTCCACGGAACCAGCTGTGACTCCAGGAAGTCACTGGTCCGAGCAAAGAAATTGTGCATAGCCAATAAACTTTCAAAAAACCACAACATTTTACACCTTGTATGGATTAAGCAAACAAGACATATGTTCATCAGTGTGCTGGTAGGCAAATTTAGCTAACTTTGGACAGAGCCAGACTAGCTGTTTCCCCATTTCCAGTTTTTATGATAAGCTAGGCTGCTGGTTGTAGCTTCACATTTATAGAAAAAAGTGGTATCAATCTGAAAATCTAACTCTTGGAGAGAATGCTAATGAAcgtattacccataatgctcaCCTATTCCTTTAAGAAGCAAATATAAAGAGCTGAAAATCTAAAAGTGGCCACAGAGTGTAtgtaaactattttaaaaaggaaTGCAGTTATTTCACTCTTTTTGTAGAGAAAATCACAGGCTAACATTACTTCTGGTAGATTAAAGTAATAAGCAAATGATATTCCAGCAGTTTGACCACAAAAtccctaaaataaaacattagcaAACATAATACTCATTGAAGGATACCTTGAGTAGGATGGCCTGCAACCTCAACCCCATGATTCCACCCTTGGACTGGAAGAGTTTCAGAATCCTGAGGGTGTATTCATCCAGCTAGGGCATGAACTTTGATTCAAGGTGCACCATTGTGATTCTGTGAAACTCATCCAGGATCTCATAGATAAATAATGAAACCAGTGTACAAATTGTTCTTACAACATTTAACAGCGAGAATCAACGTAATTCTGACTCTGGAATTTGATCTTGAAAATATGATTTAGAAGATAGTTGACAGTAACATAACATACGTTTTGTATTGAAGAGCTAAATATGCAAAACCACCAGTGCAGTCCTTCACAATGGACTAGGAATATTTCTAATTTAACATTAGTAACTCACATGAGATGCCTCGAATAGAGCAGGCCATCTGGCTTTGATGTTCTCTATGCTCGGTTATAGGCTGACAATTTCGTTTCTTCTGTGTGCAAATGTTTGGggcgtttttttcttttatcaatTTGTTGCTGTCCCTCTTCCTTACTTCAGTAAACAACTGAATCTGCTCTTGTTCTTGACTTTCTTCATCCTCTCCTGctggattggggggggggggtagtttACCTCTGCCTttctaggtttttatttttttttttttattttttttttttacactctttGCAGACTTCTGGTCTGCAGGGCTCTTGCGTTTGAGTGCATTGTATATCACCTCAGGAACACCGTAGCCTCGGAGTTTGGTGCGATAATTGGGCATCTTGTATTTTATGCTTTGTTGCCAGCAATAGCAACCTGAGAAGGAGCCAGGTTCTTTGAGAAAAGTGTATTTCTTGACAAGTGCCTCAGCAACGTCACTTATATGTGCACTTGATGGATAAGCTGTAAATGTCCATATAATTTCAGACAGCTTCTCAATTATGTCTATGACCTTTGAGGTAGTCAGAAGTGT
This window contains:
- the LOC128612298 gene encoding procathepsin L-like — its product is MDFLMFCRMRVLLAIISFVALASADRISLEDLEFSAWKLKFGKIYKSVEEESQRKMIWLENRKMVLVHNMLADQGLKSYRLGMNYFSDLDNQEYRQSVFKGCLRSFNSTKRHSASTFLRQAGGAVLPDTVDWRDKGYVTKVKDQKDCGSCWAFSATGALEGQTFRKTAKLVSLSEQQLVDCSRSFGNMGCGGGWMHWSFEYVKENGGLDTEDSYPYEAKDGPCRYNPATTGATCTGYVNITYTDENALQEAVATIGPISVAIDAGHISFGQYTSGIYDEPNCSSTDLDHGVLVVGYGTENGQDYWLVKNSWGLDWGDKGYIKMSRNKNNQCGIATSASYPLV